TACAAATGGTACCAGGCAGTTGGCGCAACGCTCAGCACCAGCGACACCTATCACCCTTCGATTCCCGGCACCTATTGTCTCGAAATTACCGATAACAATACGGGTTGCAAGAACACGGATTGCGTAACGATAGCAAACGATCCGTATCTCCTGTTCAATGGAAATTTCACAAAGCACACCAAATTCTATACCGGTGGAACCACATACACGGTGTATGCAACATTTAATGAGCGGCTTGCCGGCATGAGTGAATCCTGGCATATAGATGAGGTAGATCATATCACGCATGCGGTGATCACCCCACTATTTAACAATCCCACAGGATGGCACTCAACCTATAACGATGGAGATGGCAAAATAGACTTCCAATTCACTAATCCATCCGTAACATTTCACAAGGACAAGACCTACCGGATCCGACGGATCATATGGTCGGACAATGGCTGCCTGGCACCTAAAACGATTGACGCAATTGTGTATATCGCCAAGAGCGGATCTGCCGGAGGTGGCGCAGCAGGTGGCGGTGCATCAGGAGGTGGTGCTACAGGTCCGGGTAAAAAAGCAACAGATATGACGAAGGCAACGGCGGTGAACCTGGGCGTATACCCTAATCCAACCAACGGATCCGTGTCTATTTCTACGGATGCTGAAGTCACTCATGCTACTTTGCAGGTTTTCGACATAACCGGTAAAGTGGTGTTTGAGAAATCATACGAATCATTAACACAATCACAGGTGGATTTGGAACAACAACCGAAGGGACTTTACATTATTAAGGTAACTACTCCGGACCAGATCTTCACGGAAAGAGTGGTAAAAGAATAAGTCTGTTTTCCTGATAAGCAAGAAGCGGGACGGTCGCATGATCGTCCCGCTTTTTTTCGCTACTCGTCCCTGAACCACTTATTCAAAAGGTCATACCACACACTCGACAGGCCTTACCAAACCCGCATTTCATCAATTTACAAGCATAGCCCACACTACTTTTAATCCACCAACAACACACCTAATACTCACATTACTAATAACACGACCATGAAAAAAAACTACGCTCTTTCCATCATCGGCTGCTTATTGGCCGCCGGAACGTTTGCGCAAAGCTGCTCGCTGGAGCTCGTCCCAAACGGGGGCTTCGAATCAGGCATCAGTCTTTCGAACTTTGAGAATTTTCCTATTTATCAGGACTTCGCAAACCATCCGTCCAACGTAACCAGCTGGCATGCATACAAAGGA
The window above is part of the Flavobacteriales bacterium genome. Proteins encoded here:
- a CDS encoding T9SS type A sorting domain-containing protein, whose translation is MKKLLYFICSVPLLLSTSVSYAGPSVTNFYMSFGFTDANGQNEGNCGVTCQGDNLYLINRSTYGNGTNIQNQVTCGYYSFYYKHPSNGYWTYYASINADQWKGGEIWALNAHTPFYGSINQCVSSVSDVYVRYYPNTSVCSNNYAQAGPNGNQYQIYARVYAPPSINITSSSTTCAGSAVTLTATGGSSYVWNTGQTGNQITVYPTGNTTYTVTATNGAGCQGTKSITVNVIQPPTVNLGADVMLCSGDPIPTLYNHVPFNPFSNYSYKWYQAVGATLSTSDTYHPSIPGTYCLEITDNNTGCKNTDCVTIANDPYLLFNGNFTKHTKFYTGGTTYTVYATFNERLAGMSESWHIDEVDHITHAVITPLFNNPTGWHSTYNDGDGKIDFQFTNPSVTFHKDKTYRIRRIIWSDNGCLAPKTIDAIVYIAKSGSAGGGAAGGGASGGGATGPGKKATDMTKATAVNLGVYPNPTNGSVSISTDAEVTHATLQVFDITGKVVFEKSYESLTQSQVDLEQQPKGLYIIKVTTPDQIFTERVVKE